The genomic DNA GGTTCTTACTCCTAATGTTCCTGATATAATGGTTACACCTCCTGAGGATGAACATCTAAAGCATGTAATTGATACAATGGCTCTGTATGTATTGGACGGAGGATGTGCTTTTGAACAGGCTATTATGGAGAGGGGTCGTGGCAACCCtcttttcaatttcttgtttgTTCTTGGCTCGAAGGAGCATACCTATTATGTTTGGAGGCTCTATTCATTTGCTCAGGTAcatcaattttatgaaaatgaaatttactTTCTAGGAATATATTGATTACAACAGATTGTGTACGTGCTGTGGGTATTTGGTAACATCTTTTGAAATTATAAGGTTAGTCTTTTTAAGCGGAGCAGAAAAGGAATGGTCagaataaaattatattcataTTGATGTGAATATCTTTTAGTTAAAATAATGTTGGATGATCTTAGGACCAAAGTCAAAGAACCGATCCTTATTCATACTAATACTGGAGACTCgtgattttaattatatatactaTTTGTGATTTATGGGGCAAGATCATATTAGGAACTGTTGACACTACCTTATTGAATAGTGTTATGGCCCTGATTATAAGTGTGGGGAAAGTGGAAAACATCACCACATGAGCCAACTTTTGGGGTTGAGTTTGGCCAAAACCCAAATTCTAATCTGTTGGGCCGCCTGCAGATGTCTAGTCCTACAAGTTTCATGCCCCATACTTCCAATCTTGTGCGTGAGACTGTTGAAGTGATATATTCCAATAGTGATATGACCTAAATAGCGattagaaatttagaagtgtCGGCACTAGGTAACCCTCACCGCATGTGCTAGCTTTGGGGTTCAGTTAGTCCAAAACCCAAATTCTAAAAGAAGCGGGAGATGGGGATACAGATTGCATTTGGAACAGAAGTTGGGGCCCAACTCCATTGGGACAAACTACAGCTACGACAAAACCTGGAGCAATTTTGCTTTTGTGAGATAGCTAGGCCTACATCGCTTCTGACTTCTGAGAAGCCAAGGTGAGACTGCCTGAAAAGGTTACCGGGACTACTAAAAATTGGAGGCAGCAGTGTGAAGCTAAGTAGCTAACTGGTCTAAGGATACGAGCCTGACACAGGCTTTGGAAGTGGCAAGAAGTAGATAGAACTCACTAACTGTGAGTTAActtgagagagagaagaggtgaCCAGAATATGCACGACcaataagaagaaaataattataaaaatattaacaatttgACAATAGCTTTCCAAATTTTAGGGAACTTGATATTGGAATGATGAGAACAGCTTATGGGGGATGATACTACAGTTAATTCTGAAACCCCAATCGTGAACTCTCTTACACAAATCTTGAAACGTATCAACTCTCTTTGATTCATGATGAAGTTGAATTTTCTGAAACTTTTTGGGATCACAGAGAgttacacatttttttaatgtagaaTGATTGAAGAATGTGAAGAAGTAGAAAGAGACAAGTGTAGATTTGGGTTGAGACAAGTGTAAGAGAGTTCATGATTGGGGCTTTAGATATTGGAATGATGAGAACAGTTTATGGAGGATGATACTACTCTGATACAATGTTGAATTTATAAGGTCTTTCTATGCatagacagaaaaagaaatataataaattatgttgatatttgtATGAATAATTTGTTGAGTGATCTTATTTCACAAGACTAGGCACTAATCCTTATTTATAACAATGCTTGACTcataatttgattaaataagGAAACACATCAAGATATATAAAGAAGTATGCATTCCAATACTAATAGATTATATCTATGATAATCTAAATTAGAGAAGTTACTATCAAACTATCAATatattataagatatttttatatattttaagaatACTAAAGTATCCAAGAAAGAAAATATCTAAAATTTTGATGTAATGGTGTAACAGATATTTGTAACTTGTTGATTGATATACTTTTCTTGCTATGCAGGGTGATACTCTTCAAAGATGGCGAACTGAACCTTTTATCATGATAACGGGTAGTGGAAGGTACTCTAATTGTCCTTTCAGTGAGTATTTGACTTGTTAATTAATGCTTATAGCCAAAAGTTATGATAGAAAAGGGGAAGAAAAAGAGTATTGGTAGAGTTTTTTTATGCTGTCTCTGGATAAGTCTGTTGCAATAAGTATGTACTAAacagtttttttatattttcacaGATGGATTCCTCCTGCATTACCGATAGCGAAAAGTCCAGAACATGACAAAGAATCTGGCTCCACACATGCTGCTGGAAGGAGCAGGGtaatttctattgtttttttaatcagGATGTATTGAACTTCAATAATGTCTCTTGAccaacacaattttttaattttccttgTTTTGATTGAGTATTGCAGCGTGCAGAACCTGAAAGAACCCTGACTGATGCACAGAGGGATGAGTTTGAGGATATGCTGCGTGCTTTAACATTAGAGAGGAGTCAGATAAAGGGGGTTATGGGGTTTTCTTTGGATAACGCCGATGCAGCTGGCGAGGTAGTACTCTCACTATGCTCATCCATTACTGCAATTCCCCTCAGTATAGTTAAAACTTATCGTAAGCTTGATTATCCATTTAAGCCCATCTGTTAACTCTGTTCATGTTTAATTGGTCCATGGCTCCATCCAGTAAGCTAGGTCTTAGTCTTACCTTTGGGTTGAATCGTTAATCGGCTTTTTGTAACTGAAATCCAAGCATTGAACTTGAAAACCTTATGGCAATATCTGGCCAATAACCTGATCCCTGTCATTTCCAAATAATCAATCCATTGACACAACTCTGTACCAGAACAAAAGTAAATGAGTGAATGATGAATTTATCTGCTCAAATTGTATATGAAAACACTTTTCTGTTGTGAATATTATGTTGCCGGCTCTCAATATACTGGATAATAAACAGGAAATAAGTAGGAAATAACTGCCAATAACCTATTTAATTCAGAGAGAAGATATTAGAATAAATAGGAAAGTACTGCTTATTTCCCTATCAAACATGTTATTAGCAAGTTCGGCTATAACATGCTATTTTATATAGAAATTTGAAATCATGGACACTTAGATAGTTGAGTTTTCTGGCACAGATTTTCTAGATAAGAGATTGACTTAGGGGAGCATAGAAGTAAGGGTTACCCTATACGTTCTTAttctatatatatgttgtttactAAAAGGACAAGTACTATACACAGCTGTTGTACAATGTACATACAAGCTTTAGCTTATATGCCAAAATAACTATATACCATTATTATCACTTCGGAAGGCTATGAATGCATTGTTAACCCTACAAGTTATGCAAACctcttaaacataaaaataggtTATCTTCAGAAATATAAAGGACGATAGTCTGGTGTTGATGTTACTTACAtgctatcatttttttttaaatgacaaatgttagttgTTAGCTGTTATTTTTGTTAGTGTAGGGAGTTGAATCCATGACTTCGTTATCGCTCCAACCCCTATGTTCCTCTCCTAAACCACCTACCGCTCCTCTCATGTGCTATCATTTAATTGGTCTTCTGGAATCATCTTTTATTGTGTTTTGGGAGGAGGCTTTCTTAATTATACACTATCTTTTCTTAACTGCAGATAGTTGAAGTGTTGACGGAATCCTTGACACTTAAAGAAACCCCTATTCCTACTAAAATTGCAAGGCTTATGCTTGTCTCTGATATTCTTCATAATAGTAGTGCTCCTGTAAGAAATGCATCGGCTTATCGCACCAAGTTTGAAGCAACATTACCTGATGTAATGGAGAGTTTTAATGACTTGTATCGTAGCGTAATGGGGCGTATTACTGCTGAAGCCCTTAAGGTAGGCTGAAAACCAGTAGACTGCCTTGCTATAATTTCTTATTATTCTTATTCTGTTTACAATCTTTATCTGAAATGTTGCAGGAGCGAGTACTGAAAGTTTTGCAAGTATGGGCCGATTGGTTTCTCTTTTCAGATGCTTATGTTAATGGCTTAAGAGCCACTTTCCTTAGACCTGGGAACTCTGGTGTAATACCATTCCACTCCATATGTGGTGACGCACCTGATATTGAGCAGAAGATCACTTCTGATGATGCTATTGTTGGTGGCAAGACCGACCAAGATGCTGCATTGGCAATGGGTCGAGGAGCTGCAACGAAAGAGCTAATGAGTCTTCCTCTTGCTGAGCTGGAAAGGCGGTGCCGACACAATGGATTGTCACTTGTTGGTGGTAGAGAAATGATGGTTGCACGGTTGCTAAGTCTTGAAGAGGCAGAAAAGCAAAGAGGTTATGAACTAGATGATGGATTGAAATATCCCGGCAACCAAACAAGTTCAGGGAAAAATTCAAGTGGTCAGCGAGAAACAAGTGCAGATCCTGAACCAATGGGATTGTCTGGATTGAATCATTATGGGGATGAAGATTTGCAGTTGCAAGGCAAAGGTTATGCACCTTTAGCGCCAACCCTTCCTATTCCACAGCCTGAACTTAAAGCCTTCgcaaaaaaagagaagaatgaTCTGGTTCTGCCAGCCTCTAAATGGGCTCGGGAGGATGATGAGAGTGATGATGAGCAAGGGAAAGGTGGGAAAAATCTTGGGTTAAGCTACTCATCCTCTGGTAGTGAGAATGTGGGTGATGACCTTATTAAAGCTGATGAATCAGAGGCTGCTGCTGATTCAAGTTTTCCAGCTCATGCTGACAGTGGAATGAATGAAGAGCAGAGGTTGCATTATATTTCCTTTCTTGATTGCTGTCCCTTTTGTTCTAGATAATAGTGTTCAGTATTTTTAACTTTCTTTCCACAAAAGCAATTCAAATGCAAATGGAAATTCTTTCTTTGTCTTTTTGGTTACACTAAACaaaaagattttatttatattgtatCCGTTGTCTTATACTTATAGAG from Medicago truncatula cultivar Jemalong A17 chromosome 8, MtrunA17r5.0-ANR, whole genome shotgun sequence includes the following:
- the LOC11440509 gene encoding LOW QUALITY PROTEIN: protein RRC1-like (The sequence of the model RefSeq protein was modified relative to this genomic sequence to represent the inferred CDS: deleted 2 bases in 1 codon), with product MSSFSITRKKTPFQKHREEEEAKKKRAEDETARLYAEFVESFQGDNAPGSKTFVRGGTINPNDKLKDDSEGEKSKEGVSGPKKGSRYVPSFIPPPLATKGKESEKKKEEEKPKEKEKGKSRNIDHFMEELKQEQEMRERRNQDREQWRDGRIGEHSISSRFDELPDDFDPSGKLPGSFDDGDPQTTNLYVGNLSPQVDENFLLRTFGRFGPIASVKIMWPRTEEERRRQRNCGFVAFMNRADGQAAKDEMQGVVVYEYELKIGWGKSVALPSQALPAPPPGHMAIRSKEGNTVILSGPSGPPVTSVPSQNSELVLTPNVPDIMVTPPEDEHLKHVIDTMALYVLDGGCAFEQAIMERGRGNPLFNFLFVLGSKEHTYYVWRLYSFAQGDTLQRWRTEPFIMITGSGRWIPPALPIAKSPEHDKESGSTHAAGRSRRAEPERTLTDAQRDEFEDMLRALTLERSQIKGVMGFSLDNADAAGEIVEVLTESLTLKETPIPTKIARLMLVSDILHNSSAPVRNASAYRTKFEATLPDVMESFNDLYRSVMGRITAEALKVLKTSRLPCYNFLLFLFCLQSLSEMLQERVLKVLQVWADWFLFSDAYVNGLRATFLRPGNSGVIPFHSICGDAPDIEQKITSDDAIVGGKTDQDAALAMGRGAATKELMSLPLAELERRCRHNGLSLVGGREMMVARLLSLEEAEKQRGYELDDGLKYPGNQTSSGKNSSGQRETSADPEPMGLSGLNHYGDEDLQLQGKGYAPLAPTLPIPQPELKAFAKKEKNDLVLPASKWAREDDESDDEQGKGGKNLGLSYSSSGSENVGDDLIKADESEAAADSSFPAHADSGMNEEQRQKLRRLEVALIEYRESLEERGIKNLEEIEKKVLMHRKRLQVEYGLSDSNEDGQGSRKTSSERRDRHDVSRKRHRSHSPSRSPQQKPSSKDRDRERDRKRDKSYDFDSDRGRDRLREKSGSRERDDHDRDRGRDRDRDRRRRAK